TCCAGTCGTTCCAGCGACACCGAGAGGTGCGTCCCGCGCTTGTTCGCCGCCAGACTGTGGATCTCGTCGACGATGACGTACTCCACAGTCTCTAATTTCTGCTTGAATTTGGGAGAGTTGAGCAGGATCGCCAGCGTCTCGGGCGTCGTGTTGAGGATGTGTGGCGTCTCCTCCAACATTCGCTGGCGTTCGCTGTCGGGAGTGTCGCCGTGGCGGATCGCGTGACGAATCTCGACGTCTTCACCGCGCTCGTCAAGTGTCTCGGTGATTCCCTCCAGCGGGACCTCCAGATTGCGGTGGATGTCGTTGGCCAGCGACTTGAGGGGAGAGATGTAGAGACAGTAGACCGAGTTGTCGAGACGATCTGCGCGGTCACGAGCGAACAGTTCGTTGATGATCCCGACGAACGACGCCATCGTCTTCCCGCTCCCGGTTGGCGCGGCGATCAGCGCGTTCTCGCCCTCGTGAATCAGCGGGATGGCCTCCTTCTGTGGCGGCGTGAAGAAGCCGCCGTTGTCGGGGACGAACGCGCCGAACTGCTCGACCCACCACTCGCGAACGACGGGGTCCAGCAGGTCCAGCACCTCGCCGTCGTCGATTGCGACCGCCTCGGGGTCGAAGTCCACGTCCGACTCTGCGAGCAGTTGGCGACCTCCCATCTGTCTCGTCTCTCGGTGCTGGACAGACTTGTGGGTTTGGAGCGTACAGTGAAAGTGAAATTGTTGCCAAGAGCGTTCCTACCCCTCTCTGAGAGCTACGAGTCTGAGAGTTCGCGGGCGTCTGTCCAGACATCTTCGAAGGCGGTTTCGATCGAGTCGGCGAAGGGTTCGTCTCGGACGGCGACGACGCCGAGGCGCTCGCTCGGATCGAACGGGTCCGTGACGTGGACATAGACCGTGTGGCCGTCGACGACGTCGACGGTGATCGAGAGGTCGGGAGTCGACCGCACGGCGAGGCCGGCCGAGAGATCGAAGAGTTCGCTCTGGATCTCGTCGTCGATTCCCGACAGGAGTGACTCGCTGACGAGCACGCGAACGTCCAGTTCCGGATCGATCTCGCGCTCGATGACGTCGATCTCTCTGGCGTACTGCTGCCAGGCGGCGTTCTCGTAGGGCGCGCCGATCACCGACGTGATCCGGTCCTCGGCGAGTTCCTGTTGCTCCCTGGCGAGCGAGCACGCCTCCTCGCTGCCAAGTGCGGCCGTCCAGAACCGACTCTCAGTGGGGATCGCAGGCGAGAGTCGCTCGCTCACCGATTCGGCGACCGACTCGTAGTGTTTTCGCTGTTCGGTCAGTTCGCGCCGGCGTTCGTCGAGCAGGCGATCGACGGCGATCTCGGGGTCGACGGCCGCGTACCGCGTCGGCTCTCGCGAGTCGTGTGTCCGGACGAGTCCGCGACTGTCGAGCGTGTTCAACACGTCGTAGATCCGGCCTCGGGGCACGTCGCTCGCGTCCGAGATCGCCCTGGCCGGCGCGGAGCCGAGACCGAGCAGCGTCCGGTAGACCACGGCCTCGTAGCTCGACAGCCCCAGTTCGGCGAGGTCGCTCATACCCGCCGTTCAGCCACTATCGAGGAAATATTGACGGTCTCCCCTGCAACTGCGCGCAAGTGGCAGCGGATTCGAGAACGTACATTGGGGTGGTCGGCTTTTCCTCGCTCATGAATCCCGCGCTGGCGCTGGTGCTCGCGATCGCGGCCGAACTGGTCGGCACGACCGCCCTCAAACTGTCCGATGGCTTCTCGAATCACGTCGCAACCGGCGGTGTCGTCGTCGGCTATCTGAGTTCGTTCTACTTCCTCGGACTCGCCCTCGAAGCGATGGCGATCGGGAAGGTCTACGCCATCTGGTCAGCAGTGGGGATCGTCGGCACGACGGCGATCGGACTCGTCTACTTCGGCGAGTCGATCGACCTGGCCGCAGTGGTCGGGATCGGCCTCATTATCGCCGGGATCGTGTTACTGACGACGATTTCGGGCGCGTACACGCCCGCACACTGATTGCCGTCACCGTTCCATCTCGGCGGCCAGTTCCCTGAGTCGGCGGATTCGCTCGTCAGTCGGCGGATGTGTCCGGAACGGGTTGTCGCTCGTCTCTGCGGCGTCAGCCGGCAAGATATCCAGTACGCTGGCGGATTGCCGCCACGTTCGCAGGTCCTCGTCCGGCCGTCCACGTTCGGAATCCAGCGTCTCCAGAGCTGACGCGAGTGCGCTCGGCTCACCGGTCAGCCTTGCGGCGGCACGGTCGGCCGCGAACTCCCGTTCTCGCGAGAGGACGGCTAGCCCGAACTGATTTCCCACCCGCTGGATGGGAGCGACGACCGACAATAACGCCCACATCAGGTACGCCCCGATGTAGGGCAGGCCGAACGTCTGGATCGAGTGCAGAAGTAATCGAGTGCTCGGCGGGTCCCGATCGCTGAAGTGCTCGATGACCAGTGTGGGCGTCAGTACCAGTCCCATCAGTCGGCTGTCTCCGTTTGCGAGGTGGGCCACCTCGTGTGCGAGGACGCCCCGTAGCTCGGACTCCGAAAGCGTCGCAAGTAATCCGGACGTGACGACGATCGTCCCGTCTGACCGGCCACCGATGGCGTAGGACTCGGGTCGGCGGCGTCTCGTGACGAACACATCCGGTTCGGCGATGTCGGCCTGTTTCGAGAGGAGTGTAACCGTCCGGACGAGGTCGGTATCGCTGGGCCGGCCGTGCACGCCGAGTTCCTCCCGGAAGGACTCGATTTCGGAACGGACCGGGCCGAGAGACACCACCAGTATTAGCGCGAGACCGCCGAGAACGACCGTCAGCACTGGCTCGTTCAGCATCGTCGAGAAGAGCAAATATGGGTTTTCGGCGAACGGGATCAGTAGTGTCCCAACCACGACCCCCACCAGAAGCGAGAGTGGCACAGCCACCACACCCAGGACCAGCGTGGTGATGGCGACAACCACGGTGGAGACGGCCAGGACCACGAGCAGGGCGGCGAGCATCCGTCCGAGGCGGGCGGCTCCCGACCCGATGTCTGTGGAGGGCGCTGCTTTCATGGCTCGATTCCTGTCTTCGCACACCAGCGGATTAATTCTGTCCTTCGTCGTGGGAAAATACGAAGAGTGGTCCAGTGAGCGAATAGGAGGTGCCAGAACGTCTCTTTCAGGAGATCTGGATCGCCGGCTTTCCGGGCTCGGCTTTCGACGCGAGCTGGTCGTCGGCTGCCTCAGCCTCGTGGACGACGACTTCGGCGTCGAACTCGTCGTCGAGCAGCCAACTCGCCCGCTGTAGTTCCGCCGTCTCGGTCGCCCGCGAGAGGATGGGTTCAAGACCGTGCCCGCGCCCTTCGAGTGACTTCGCGTAGGACTCGGCTTGCTCACCGCGTTCGCGCATCGACTCCACACCCATGATCGCCGAGACGATCGAATCGCCCGACTGCTGGCGTGCTATCTCGTATGCGTTATACTTCCACTCCGGGGCCACCACGAGTTCGATCCGCTCGGGATCGTCGATCCCGGCCGTCTCGCAGATGTCACGCACGTCGTCTCTGACGGTGGTGACCAGGGTACGTTCGCGATCGTAGGCTTCGAGGTCGCTCTCGACCGTGGGCCAGTCGGCCTGGACGACCAGCCCCTCCGCCCGGAGCATGTTCCAGCACTCCTCGGCCAGGTAGGGCGCGACCGGCGCGATCAGCCTGAGCAGGACGTTCAATCCGTGGCGGTACGTTTCTCTGTCGGGGACGTCGTAGGCGCGGTACTGGCCCAGTAGTTGTGCCAGCCCCCTGACCTCGCCGATCGCCTGGTGGATTCGGAACCGCTCGTAGTCCTCGGTCGCGGCCGCGACTGTGCGGTCGAGTTCGCGTTCGAGGTACTGTTCGGCTGGGCCGTCACGATCGGTGGTCGGCTCGCCATCCGCGAAGTCGTAGACCAGCCCGTAGATTCGCTGCTGGAGGTCGTAGGCCTCCCCGACATCTTTGGCCGCCCAGTCGAAGTCCCGGTTGGGGTGGGCGGCGCTCAGAACGAACAGCCGAGTCGTCTCCGCGCCATACTCGTGGGGTGCGATGGCGTTCCCTTTCTTCTTGGACATCTTCTCGCCGCCGTGCAGCACCGTGCCCTGGTTGATGAGACGCTCGACGGGCTCTTGGTGGTCGAGCAAGCCGACGTCTGACAGGGCCCGAGCGAAAAAGCGGATGTAGAGTAGGTGGAGGACGGCGTGTTCCTTCCCACCGACGTAGACGTCCACCGGGAGCGTGTCGTTCGCGAGGTCGACGTCGTAGGGCGCATCGTCGAGGTCGGGCGAGAGGAATCGCAGGAAGTACCACGACGAGTCGACGAAGGTGTCCATCGTGTCGGTCTCGCGTTCGGCAGGTTCGCCGCAGTCGGGACAGGTCGTCTCCTTCCACTCCGTCGCCGCGTCGAGGGGGTTACCGCGAGACTGGACGAACTCCGGGAGTTCGACGGGGAGATCCGCTTCGGGAACGAGGACCGGCCCGCAGTCCTCGCAGTGGACCACCGGAATCGGCGTGCCCCAGTACCGCTGCCGGGAGATCAGCCAGTCTCGAAGCCGGTACTGAGTGTCGACTGCGGCACTGTCGAGGTCCTCGAGTAACTGGGTGTGCGCCTCCGCAGTCGAGAGTCCCGAATACTCCTCGCTGTCGACCAGTCGGCCAGCACCGGTGTACGGCTCAGTTTCGACGTCTACCTCGACGGTGCCGTCGCCGCGGGGTTCGACGACTTTCCGGACTGGAAGCCCCATCGCGGTCGCGAATGCGTGATCGCGCTCGTTGTGCCCGGGAACACCCATGACCGCGCCCGTCCCCACGTCGTCGAGGACGTAGGCGGCGACGGAGACGGGAATCTCCGCACCCGTTACGGGATTCGTGGCTGTCAGGTCCGTCTCGACGCCCGTCATCGACTCGGGGTCGTGTTCGTCGAGGTAGTCCGCGACGGCGTCGTCCTCGGCCGCGAGTGTCTTGGCGAGATCGTGGCCCGGCCCGACGGCGAGATAGGTCGCGCCACAGATCGTATCGAGTCGCGTGGTGAAGACCTCGACATCGCCGTAGCCTTCGACCGAGAATGCGACGCGGGCACCCTCGCGCTTGCCGATCCAGTTGCGTTGCATCTCGGTGACGCTGTCGGGCCACTGTTCGAGGTCGTCCAGTCCATCGAGGAGTTCGTCCGCGTAGTCGGTGATCGTGAAGAACCACTGATCGAGTTCGCGGGTCGTGACCGGGGTCTCACACCGCCAGCAGACGCCCTCGGCGTGGTCGTGTACGTCGACATCCTCGGGTGGATCGACGACCTGCGCGTCCGCGAGCACAGTCTGACAGTCGGGACACCAGTTGACCTCGGCACCGCGGTAATCGACCAGCCCCTCGTCGTAGAACTCCCGGAAGAAGAACTGATTCCAGCGGTAGTAGTCCGGCTCACAGGTCGTGACCTCACGGGACCAGTCGTAGCCGAATCCCATCGTCTCCATCTCCTCGCGCATCTGGGTGATACACGAGTCCGTCCACGACCGCGGGTCGGTCGCACGTTCGTAGGCGGCGTTTTCCGCGGGCAGGCCGAATGCGTCCCACCCCATCGGGTGCAGGACGTCCTCGCCTTGCATGCGTTTGAACCGGGCGTAGGCGTCCGTGATCGCGTAGTTGCGGACGTGGCCCATGTGGAGGTTCCCGGAGGTGTAGGGGAACATTCCGAGAACGTAGCGTGGATCCTCGGGGTCGTCGAGTTCGTAGACGTCCTCTTCGTTCCAGCGGAACTGCCAGAACTCCTGTACCTTCGCGTGATTGTAGGTGCGTCCTCGCTGCATGGTGTCTCCCCCGTGTGGGTTGTCGTAGTTCGTGGTTCGGGTGTCCGCGTGAAAATCCTTCGCCCCCTTCGCGTCTCTTTTGTATCTGTTTTCGCATCGCGGTCGCAATCGACCGCGCAGGCCGCGAAAACGCGCGCCGTTATTGCTTGACGACGCCTTTTCCGACACGAGAAAAATTGCGGCGGGAAGCCGAGGAGGTTTTGGTGAGGCCCCCGCAACCCCTGTCCATGGACGAAGACATACGCCAACAGGCCGAAGAGGCCGCCGAGATCAACGCTCTCTTCAACGCGCTCAAACACGACAGCGACGCTCAAGTGGGTGCGATCATGGGCCCACTCATGGGACAGAACCCCGAGTTCCGCGAGTACGGCGACGAGATCGCGGGCGTCATCGCACCCGTCGTCAACCGCGTCAACGGGATGGACGCCGAGGCAAAGCGCGATCGCCTCGAAGAACTCGCACCCGAGCGCGTCGAGGAACTGGAAGCCGAGGACGAGGCAGACGAACACGACCTTCCCGACCTGCCCAACGCCGACGACTACGACGAGATTCGCATGCGCGCCGCGCCCAATCCCAACGGCCCGTGGCACATCGGCCACGCCCGGATGCCCTCGGTCATCGGCACGTACAAGGAGCGCTACGACGGCAGCTTCATCGTCCGCTTCGACGACACCGACCCCGAGACCAAGCGTCCGGATCTCTCCGCCTACGACGCCATCCTCGACGATATCGACTATCTCGGCTTCGAACCCGACGAGGTCCTTCGGGCCAGCGACCGCCTCGACATCTACTACGACCACGCCCGCGAGTTGATCGAAAAAGGCGGCGCGTACACCTGCACCTGCCCACAAGAGGAGTTCTCCGACCTGAAGAACTCCGGGGAGGCCTGTCCCCATCGCGAGAAGGATGCCGAGCAGACGCTCTCGGAGTTCGAGGCCATGATCGACGGCGAGTACAGTTCGGGCGAGATCACCCTCCGGGTGCGGACCGACATCACCCACAAGAATCCTGCACTCAGAGACTTCGTGGCCTTCCGGATGATCGACACGCCACACCCCCGAGAGGAGGCCAGCGAGTATCGCTGCTGGCCCATGCTGGACTTCCAGAGCGGGATCGACGACCACCTCACGGGCGTCACGCACATCATCCGTGGGATCGACCTGCAGGATTCGGCCAAGCGCCAGGGGTTCGTCTACGACTACTTCGGCTGGGAGTACCCCGAAGTGATCCACTGGGGGCACGTCCAGGTCGACGCCTACGACGTGAAGATGTCCACCTCCTCGATCGCCGAGCAGATCGACGCTGGCGACCTCGACGGTTGGGACGACCCGCGCGCACCGACCCTGAAGAGTCTCAAGCGCCGTGGGATTCGGGGAGAAGCGATCGTCGACGCGATGGTCGAACTCGGTACTTCGACCTCGAACGTCGATCTCTCGATGTCGGCGGTCTACGCCAACAACCGCGACATGATCGACGAGGAGACCGACCGCGCGTTCTTCGTCCGGGACGGCCACGAGAACGACGACACAATCGGCCCGGCGGTCGAGAAACCGATCATCGGCGGTCCGGAGACTGGCGAGCCCCCGGTTCATCCGAACCACGAAGATCGCGGCATTCGCGAGATTCCGGTCGAGGGTGCAGTCCTCGTCGAGGCGGCAGACGTCCCGGCGAACGGTCAGAAAGTCTGGCTGAAGGGCTACGGCTGCGTGAAACACACCCGCGATGCATTCGAATTTACTGGTGACGAAATCGACGTGGTCCGGGAGGGTGACGTGGAGGTGATCCACTGGGTCCCGGCCGACTCGTCGCTTCCGATGCGGATGCGGACCATGGACGGCGACGTGACCGGCTACGCCGAACCCGGGATCGCCGAGTACGAACCCGACGACCTCCTGCAGTTCGTGCGCGTCGGATTCGTCCGGATTGATAGCGTGCCGCCCAGCGGCACGGAAGAGTCGAGCGGTGACGAGCCGCGAGACCGCCACGACGAGGAGTCTGTAACCTACTACGCGCACCCCTGAATTCGCCGGACTTGCTGTGGGGCCGTACACAGGTCACCGCCTGCAACTCTCTCGGACAACGTCGCCGTCCCGACCGTCGCAGTCGCGCTCGGGGTGGGTCGATGCCCCGAAACGACTGACCAGCAACAATTCGAGGAGGAATGCTCGTGGTTTTCACGCTTCGTCCCCTAGGAATACCAGCAGCGATGGCCGACACTTCAGACGCCGTCGATACGGCGGCGAAAGCGGAGGACGTCGAGTGGTGTTACGACATCGTACAGGACGTCTCCCGGACGTTTGCGATCACAGTCGACGTGCTCGAGGAACCGATGTCGTCGTCGATCTGTATCGGGTACCTGCTCTGTCGGATCCCGGATACGATCGAAGACGCCCGGCACATCCCACCGGAGACCAGGGCCGACTTGCTCGACGTGTACGACGAGGTCGTGTCGACGGACAGTTCGACTACGGCTGGGGCGTTCGAGGACGCCGTCGTGCCGTGGATTCCGGAGGACAGTGACGCCGACTGGGAGCTACTCGCACAGACCCCCAGAGTGCTGCGGGTGTTCGAAAGTCAGCCTGTAGACGTTCGGGAAGCCATCCGACCGGCGGTCCGCGAGATGGTCGACGGCATGGCGACGTTCCTCAGACGGTACGCGGACGAGGATGGCATCCGGATCCAGACCCGAGAGGAACTCCACGAGTACTGCCATTACGCCGCTGGAGTCGTCGGCGAACTCGTGACTAATCTCGTCCGTGACGAGGAACTGCCGGCAGCGTCCCGGAACCGTCTGACCGAAACCGCCGACTCGTTCGGTCACGCCCTGCAACTCGTCAACGTCGCCAAGGACGTGGGTGAAGACTACCGCGAAGAGGACAACGTCTATCTGCCGGTCAGGGAACTCGCGACAGCGGGTGTGGCGGTCGATGATCTCGGCGACCCGGACACTGTCGAGGGGGTAGTCACGGTCGTCGAGCGGACCATCGAGGACGCGCGAGGCCATCTCGACGACGCCCAGACCTGGCTCGAACACGTCCCCGAGCGAGCGGGCAACCGCGTCGCGGCGTGGTCGATTCCCTACCTGCTCGCGGTCGCGACGCTCCGTGAGATCGAATCTCGACCCGCGGACGTCCTCCGGACCGACGGCGTGAAAGTCGACCGCTCGGAGGTCGGCGCCGTCATCGAGGCGACTGTCGGTGGTCTCGAAGAGATGTCACTCGGTGAATTGCGTCGAGAGATCGCCGCGGAACCGCTGACCCCGGCGAATAGCTGAAAGCACAGGCGCTGCGGTCCGGGTCAGTAGAACTCTCGAACCAGATCCGTCGCGCCGTCGGGTGCACCGTCGGGGATCTCGGCCATGCTACCCTCGATCCCTTCGCGCTGCTCGTACGGAATGGAGTCGTCGTCCTGGTAGAGGACGCCGATGTATTCCTTCTCGCTCTCCAGAATCCGATCTTTGGCCTGGTCGAAACTCGACGAGTCGTGTTCGGTGTCTTCGAGGTCGACGATCGAGTCCCGGAAGTAGTCGTAGGTGTCGACGTCGTTGAACGTGACACACGGGCTGTAGACGTTCACGAAGCCGAAGCCGTCGTGCTCGATGGCTTGCTTGACCAGTTCGGTGTGCCGTTGGGAATCCGACGAAAAGGACTGGGCGATGAACGTCGCGCCCGCCGAGAGCGCCAGGGCCTTCGGGTTGACCGGCTGCTGGTTCGTCCCGTCCGGCGACGTCGACGTCTCGAAATCCTCGCGCGAAGTGGGCGAGGCCTGGCCCTTCGTCAGGCCGTAGATGCGGTTGTCCATGACGACGTAGCTCATGTCGACGTTCCGGCGGACGGCGTGGATGAAGTGGCCCACGCCGATCGAGTAGCCGTCGCCGTCCCCGCCCGCGACCATCACTTCGAGGTCGGGGTTGGCGAGCTTGACACCAGTCCCGACGGGGAGGGCACGACCGTGGACGCCGTGCAGCGCGTAGCTGTGCATGTACGTCCCGATCTTGCCAGAGCAGCCGATCCCCGCGACGATGAACGTCTCGTCGGGGTGGTTGCCGGTCTCGGCCAGGGCTTTCATCATGCCGTTCATCGTCCCGAAGTCGCCGCAGCCGGGACACCAGGTGGGTTGCTTGTCGGATTTGAAGTCTGTGAATCGAACGTCTGAACTCATGCTGTTGCCTCCGTTTTCTCGACGGCGTCGCGGATCTTTCCGGCCAGTTCGTCGGCCTTGAAGCGGACGCCAGTATACTTGTTGATTCGCTGGACGCGCGTCAACGCGTCGTGCTCGATGAGGTCTGCGAACTGCCCCCAGGCGTTACACTCGACGACGATCGCGTCTTCTGCTGCCTCGATCGCCTCACTGAGGTCGGGTCGCGGGAACATGTACGGCACCGAGATGAACCGTACAGGAAGCTCCCCCTCCAACTGTGAGATCGCCTCGCGGATCGCGCCCTCGTTCGAACCCCACGAGATCACCAGCGTCTCTGCGTCGGGGTCGCCGAACTCCCGGTAGTCCCAGTTCTCGCGTTCTTCGGCCGTCTCGACCTTGCGCTCGCGTTTCTGAACCTGCTCGACGCGGACTTCTTCCTCTTCTGTGCGCCGGCCGAGTTCGTCGTGCTCCAGCCCGGTCGTCATGTGCGCGCCGTCGATGGTCCCGGGGAACGCCCGCGGGCTGATCCCGTCGTCGGTCGCGGCGTGGGCGCGGAAGCGTCCCTTGTCGTCGAGCCACTCGTCGACCGACTCCTCGTCGACGACGTTGCCGCGCTCGATCTCGACGGCGTCCATGTCGAACTCCTCGGGCGCGTAGGTCTGTTCAGTTACTGCGAGCGAGAGATCCGCAGTCAGATAGACCGGTATCTGGTACTTCTCGGCGAGGTTGAAGGCCTCGATGGTCTTGTGGAAACACTCGGCGACGGTCGTGGGCGCGACGACCATCCGGTGGACCTCGCCGTGGCCGCCGTAGAGCATCTGGTTGAGGTCACCTTGCTCCTGTTTGGTCGGCATCCCCGTCGATGGCCCCGAGCGCATGATGTTGGCTATCACCAGCGGCGTCTCCGTCGTCGCGACGAGGCCGAACGTCTCGGTCATCAGGTCGATCCCGGGGCCAGAAGTGGCCGTCATCGAGCGTGCACCCGCACGAGCAGCGCCGAGGGCCATGTTCACGGCGGCGAGTTCGTCCTCGGCCTGGACGACCGCGCCACCGTACTGCTCGATTCGTCCAGTCAAGTATTCCATGACGTCGGTCGCGGGCGTGATCGGATAGCCAGCGTAGAACCGACAGCCGGCCGCGATCGCACCCATCCCGATCGCTTCGTCGCCGTTCAGCAGTACGTAGTCGTTGTCCGTCGTTTCGAGGTCGTACTCGAAGTCGTGGTCGTAGTTGTCCTGGACGTAATCCCGCCCCATCCGGGCGGCTTCCTTGTTGTTCTCGACGATGGCCTGCCCTTTCCCGCCGAAGCGCTTTTCGAGGGCTTCGTCGAGGTTCTCGATCGGGAAGTTGGCCACCTCGCAGGCAGCCCCGAGCGCGACGACGTTGCGCATGATCGCCCCGCCGGCTTCGACCGCCAGGTCCTTGATCGGCACGGGGAGACCGACCATCTCGCCGGGGATCTCGACGTCCTGCATCGTCGTCTGCTCGCCGTCGTAGATGATGACGCTGCCCTCGTGGAGCTCGTCGAGGTTCTCCTCGATCGTGCGCTCGGTCAGCGCGATCAGGATGTCGAGTCGGTCGACGACGCTCTCGACGGTGTCGACGGCGGTGCGAACTTTGTAGGCCGTGTACCCGCCTCGAATGCGCGAGGCGAAGTCTTTCGAGGTGTAGACGTGGCGCCCGGCACGGGAGAGCGCCCGGGCGAAGATCTTGCCCGTCGAGTCGATCCCGTCGCCGGCCTCGCCACCGATGGCCCAGTTGAGATCCTCATGCATGCTAGCGAGCCCTATCCATGGCCGGACGAAAAGCCTTCTGGAACCCGAAGTGTCTGTAATGAAGTTTCGTCTTCCGAAAAGGACTTTCGCCCCCCACTCCGCTGTCCGACTATGGACCAACAGCTGCTCACCGTCACCGCCATCGAGTCGGTCGGCCCCGATTCGGTCGCCATCCACTTCGAGACGCCTGCCGACTTCTCGGCCAGCCCCGGACAGTTCGTCAAGTTGACCCTCGACACTCCCGAAGGTGAGGAATCCCGGTTCTACACGATCTCCTCGCCCGACGTCGAGGACACCTTCGAGATCACCGTCGAGATCGACTCCGAGGGCGCGGTCGGCCCGCTGCTGGACGAACTGGAGGCCGGCGATTCGGTGCGCGTCGCTGGCCCGTTCGGCAGTTCCTACTACGAAGGCGAGCAGCGCGTCGTCGTCCTCGCTGGCGGCCCCGGCGTCGGCCCCGCGGTCGGGATCGGCGAACGCGCGATCGCGGACGGCAACGACGCCGCCATCGTCTATCGCGACAGCGACCCGATCCATCAGGACCGCCTGGAAGCACTGTCGGAGGCGGACGCGTTCGTCCGAATCGTCGCCGACGGCCAGGACCTGACCGATCCCGTCGCCGACGCGCTCGAATCTGTGGGAGACGGCGCGCAGGTGTTCGTCTACGGGTTCGCCGACTTCCTGGACGCCGCGACCTCCGCCATCGAGGCCGCGGGTGGGGAGCCTGACGAAGCCAAAGTAGAAAACTTCGGCTGAAAGCCCTTGCGCGGCCCTGGCGGGCCGCGCTGCGCCCTTTTCATGTCCACCAGGCCCGCATGACCACCGTCGGCGATTGCCGACGGGGTCTGAAGGCAACGCCAGCGCTTTCTGGAGTCGCGGGCGAATTGCCCGCTCACGGCTTCGCCGTTCGCGTGATACGAGGCGCGTCGCGCCTCGCTCCCGAC
The Halapricum salinum genome window above contains:
- a CDS encoding 2-oxoacid:acceptor oxidoreductase subunit alpha, whose translation is MHEDLNWAIGGEAGDGIDSTGKIFARALSRAGRHVYTSKDFASRIRGGYTAYKVRTAVDTVESVVDRLDILIALTERTIEENLDELHEGSVIIYDGEQTTMQDVEIPGEMVGLPVPIKDLAVEAGGAIMRNVVALGAACEVANFPIENLDEALEKRFGGKGQAIVENNKEAARMGRDYVQDNYDHDFEYDLETTDNDYVLLNGDEAIGMGAIAAGCRFYAGYPITPATDVMEYLTGRIEQYGGAVVQAEDELAAVNMALGAARAGARSMTATSGPGIDLMTETFGLVATTETPLVIANIMRSGPSTGMPTKQEQGDLNQMLYGGHGEVHRMVVAPTTVAECFHKTIEAFNLAEKYQIPVYLTADLSLAVTEQTYAPEEFDMDAVEIERGNVVDEESVDEWLDDKGRFRAHAATDDGISPRAFPGTIDGAHMTTGLEHDELGRRTEEEEVRVEQVQKRERKVETAEERENWDYREFGDPDAETLVISWGSNEGAIREAISQLEGELPVRFISVPYMFPRPDLSEAIEAAEDAIVVECNAWGQFADLIEHDALTRVQRINKYTGVRFKADELAGKIRDAVEKTEATA
- a CDS encoding FAD-dependent oxidoreductase, translated to MDQQLLTVTAIESVGPDSVAIHFETPADFSASPGQFVKLTLDTPEGEESRFYTISSPDVEDTFEITVEIDSEGAVGPLLDELEAGDSVRVAGPFGSSYYEGEQRVVVLAGGPGVGPAVGIGERAIADGNDAAIVYRDSDPIHQDRLEALSEADAFVRIVADGQDLTDPVADALESVGDGAQVFVYGFADFLDAATSAIEAAGGEPDEAKVENFG